The Solanum pennellii chromosome 4, SPENNV200 genomic interval ATCTACTGGTGTGTAGCGTCCAAGCCACAGATAAAGACTGGGTGAAGTTGCAAGGGAAGTTTCTTATCAATGACTCCCCATCTCAGGTTGTTGTCTTTTTAGAAGGTCCACCTGCAGGAACGGATATCCTCCTTAACAATTTAGTCATAAAGCATGCAGCTAAAGCTCCTCCTTCTTCTCCACCAGTTATTGAGGTTAGTTGAAAATGTGCAATGTGtattttcctcctttttctATTTACATTGAGCTTGGTGATGCGATGCCACTTAAGCTAGCTAGTAGGCAATTCAACTGTTTGATCTGTTTAAGCATTAAGTACTTTCATGCTTCTCCTACCATTACCTCTCTGTATGGTGTTTGAGGCTttctacttcatttttcatctcttttAGGATGCTGGTTTTGGTGTTAATATAATCACAAATACAAGTTTGAATGATGGCACAAATGGCTGGTTTCCACTTGGAAACTGTACAATGAGTGTTCAAACAGGCTCACCACATATTATGCCTCCAATGGCTAGAGATACTCTTGGTGCTCATGAGCCTTTAAGTGGCCGTTATATTCTGGTGGCTAATCGTACTCAAAACTGGATGGGTCCTGCTCAGATGATCACGGATAAAGTAAAACTCTATTTGACATACCAAGTATCTGCATGGGTTAAAATTGGACAAACATCAGGACCTCAGAATGTAAATGTTGCCCTTGGAGTAGACAGCCAATGGGTAAATGGAGGCCAAGCTGAGATCAGCGATGATAGATGGCATGAAATTGGAGGATCTTTTAGAATTGAGAAGCAAGCTGCTAAGATTATGGTTTATATTCAGGGTCCTGTTGCTGGTGTAGACTTAATGGTTGCTGGGCTTCAAATTTTTCCGGTTGACAGACGTGAACGGTTTAGACACTTGAAGAAACAAACTGCAAAGGTAATacttaattttgtgtttatgTTATTATCACTTATTGTATTAAGCAATGATCATCAGTTATTCCGAGGTGTTTCATCAGCGTAATAATCCCTGCTTTACTGTTACAGCACTGATTTTGAGATGGATCCTATATCTAACTTCGGAGTAGCAGAGAATGTCATCATCTTAAACACAGTTTGTTAAACATTTCTAATAGAACTCTTTCTTGCTGATTTTCTTCACAGTTACGCAAGCGAGACGTCATGTTGAAGTTCTCTGGATCAGATTCAGGCAGTTTGTTTGGCACATTTGTTAGAGTTAAACAACTGCAAAACAGCTTTCCCTTCGGATCAGCCATAAGCAGAACAAATATGGACAATGAAGACTTCAATGCCTTCTTTGTCAAGAATTTCAATTGGGCTGTGTTCGGAAATGAGCTCAAATGGTACTGGACAGAAGCACAGCAAGGGAATCTCAACTACAAAGATGCTGATGAGCTCCTGGACTTTTGCACGAAAAACAACATCCAAGTTCGAGGTCACTGTATCTTTTGGGAGGTGGTGGGCACCGTTCAGGCATGGGTACAATCCTTGAACAAAAATGACTTGATGACGGCTGTTCAAAACCGTTTAACAGGGCTGCTGACACGGTATAAGGGGAAGTTCCCGCATTATGATGTGAATAATGAGATGATGCATGGTTCTTTCTATCAAGATAGATTGGGTAAAGACATCAGGGTAAACATGTTTAAAACTGCACATCAATTGGACCCTTCTCCCATCCTATTTGTAAATGATTACCATGTTGAGGATGGCTGTGACACCCGATCTTACCCTGAGAAATACATTGAGCACATTCTTGATCTCCAAGAGCACGGTGCACCTGTTGGAGGTATAGGTATTCAGGGACATATTGACAGTCCAGTTGGTCCCATTGTATGTTCTGCTCTGGACAAACTTGGTACTCTTGGACTTCCAATCTGGTTCACTGAGGTTGACGTGTCTTCAGATAATGAATACGTTAGAGCTGATGATCTAGAAGTTATGCTTCGAGAAGCTTATGCTCACCCTGCTGTAGAAGGTATAATGTTGTGGGGATTCTGGGAGCTGTTCATGAGTCGAACAAATGCACATTTAGTGGATGCAGAAGGAGACATCAATGAAGCTGGAAAAAGGTACCTTGCTCTTAAGCATGAGTGGTCATCCCATCCGCatggtcatattgatgaacAAGGGCAATTCAGCTTTAGTGGATTCCATGGCTCCTATGAAGTGGAAGTCGTAACAGTTTCAAAGAAAATTACTAAGAAATTTGTGGTTGACAAAGGCGATAATGCACTGGTGATCTCCGTTGACTTGTCCTGATGTTTTTACTCAATTTATCATCTCACTGTATGATTGTGTGTTGTGCAATAGTTATGTTCATACCTTGTATCATCCTTCTGTCATGAGTATTCTGCAAATTgtaatatttgtttgtttattgtatattatattatatcatattttcaaGTGAGTAAATAAAGAAAGATTTCCTGTGTCTATATAAATGCAATGTAGTAAGTTCACAAGTCAGTTACCAATACTATTTTCACCATTAGGATTTAGCAAGGGCATAAATGTGCCAGATCAAGATATGTTTGAGTGCTGGTTTGAATTGTTACAGACACACACTAGAGTTCGTTTGGTTGCTGGATGAGATAGTCAGGTTATCTAATAACATTATATttcacataatacataaatatgccgtttaatttaagttgatattatgctcttcaatttttgatttgtaCAAGTAAAACTTTAAACAAGTAGATATACAAATATACATGACATGAATGTATTGTTATGGACATAGATATCAACTATAATCCAAATTAAATAACACGTTAATGTgttgtgttattattttattctatctTTTATATAGATGATTATGGAGtattatttatactaaaattgTAGGATAAAATAGTTTTGGAACTAAATAATACTCCTATGTCTCATTTTACtgatcaaataaaataaagaaaatttcacTGTAATATTTGTTTCTcatattactattattctttcCGTTCGGATTTACATGAGTTAGTTTAATTTGTAAAAACCCTGCATTCATTACTTTTATTGAGGAAAAGAAGAACCCTAGAAATGATTTGGGTCGAGGGGTTCATCCAGAATCTTATATATGGTTAAATTTATCTGTTATGTATGCGTTGTAAATATTTACTTCTGAAGTTGTGGAATCTTCTTCTTTGTGCTAATATGTCGAAAATTGATGAACATAACTTTGTTGTATCTATTTCCAGTCGCAAACACACGGCTTATTGTTGTGCCAACACTTGGTAAAATCCTTCTTGAACTGGTATcttatgtatttttgtttgaaCTAAGagcaaatattttccttttagaTAGATTTTCTTATGGCCcagagaaaattttatattgagCATCAAATTTGAACCTTCAGAAGCATTTCAGGCTGTCATATTATACCAGAACTTATTTAGAGTTGTTGACTTGTTGCTGTCAGTTTTTTTCAAGCTTGTCAATCATACGAACCGTATTTCCTGACAGAGTTCAAAGGAAAATGGAAAGGATATTTGAAACATCATCCTTAACCATGACTTCTTGGATGGTCTGCACTTGTGGCGCCCAAATTGCTGTCATGCTTTTGTGGTTCCAGCAGGTTCTGGATACCGTAATGGATTGACTATGGCTGTTGTGACAAAACGTACGATATGGTGGCAAGGCTTAGAGCAAGACATTACACGCAGAGTATCAGCAGGTTCCAGTTATACAGTTTCTGCTTGTGTTGGAGCCTCTGGTACTTTTCAGGGATCTGTTGAAGTCTTCGCCACAATAAAACTAGTGTATCAAAATTcagaaatgaaatttataagaATTGGAAAGTAAGGTCATGTATCTAGCTTGTCTTTGGTTATGTGAAGTTATAGTCGTGGTGGCATTTTTCTCTTGCAGGAAATATGTTTCAAAGGAGAGTTGGGAGATGCTGGAAGGTTCATTTTCCTTGTCAACAGTGCCTAATGAAGTTATATTTTATCTTGAGGGACCTCCAGCTGGAACTGACCTGCTCATAAAGTCAGTAGTGATCTCATGTCCCAGTTCTTCTGCTTGTGATGTAAGTCCAATGCTATGTGAATATTTCCCTCTTTTTCTAGAGATTACTCTAACTTTGTCCCTATAACCGAAAAGATTCTCTCCTTATTTTAATATCCATTTATACCGATGATAAAAACATCATcaatttctatttcatttttccTCTCTTTTAGGATGCTGATTTTGGTGttaatataattacaaatacaagTCTGAATAATGGCACAAATGGTTGGTTCCCACTTGGAAATTGTAGAATGAGCGTTCAAACAGGCTCACCACTCATGGCTAGACATTCACTTGGTGCTCATGAGGCCGCTATATCCTGGTGACTAATCGTACTCAAAACTGGATGGGTCCTGCTCAGATGATCACAGAAAAAGTAAAACTCTATTTGACATATCAAATATCCGCACGGGTTAAAATTAAACAAGCATCAGGACCTCGGAGCATAAACGTTGCTCTTGCGGTAGACAGTCAATGGGTGAACGGGGGCCAAGTTGAGATCAGTAATGATATATGGCATGAAATTGGAGGATCTTTCAGAATTGAAAAGCAAGCTGCTAAGGTTATGATTTGTAAATGATTACCATGTTGAGGATGGAAGTGACTCCCGGTCTTCACCTGAAAAGTAGATAGAGTGTATTCGTCATCTCCAAGAGCATGGTGCACCTGTTGGACATATTGACCGTCCAGTTGGACCCATTGTATCTTCTGCTCTGGACAAACTTGGACTTCCTGTCTGGTTCACTGAAGTTGATGTGTCTTCTGATAACGAGTACGTAAGAGCTGATGATCTACAAGTTATTCTTCGGGAAGCTTATGCCCACCCTGCTGTTGAAGGTATAATGTTGCGGAGATTCTGGGAGCTGTTCTTAAATAAACCAAATTCACATTTAGTGAATGCAAAAGGTGACCTCAATAAAACTGGGAGAAGGTATCTTGCTCTTAAGTACGAGTGGTTATCCCATGCTCatggtcatattgatgaacAAAGCCAATTCAGCTTTCGTGGATTCCATGGCTCATATGAGGTGGAAGTTGCTACTGTTTCGAACAAATTTACCAACAACTTTGTTGTTGACAAGGGTGACGATACACTGATAATCTCTGTTGATATATAGTTGAACTTTTTAGACCACATTTATGCCTTATAGTATGATTTTGTGGTGCGCAAAAGTTGTTTTTCATGCCTTCACTCTTCAATTCTGAGCATGAGTAATTATAAGAAAGACTTAATGTGATCATATACAAGGTATTACCTtactttattcttttaaaagagATCATACATTTGCTATATGAAAATTACTctcaattaaaatgttattgaCACATCTATTAAGTGAAATGTTATTGACACATCTAATGAGGTGAATATGTTTCTGGGATGTAGCATATTTGGGCCATAACGCGAAATTTTGGTGGATGAGCCCATTTCAATATGCAAGCCCAATGTACGTACCTCCATAGATATTTTGGTTAAACTGGCGTGTACTTGACAATTTAATCTTGAAAAAATGAATGATCTTGAACTTTCGATCCCTGCGTTGCTCGTGAGAGAAACTCCAAAGTCAAAAGTGGTTaaacatattttcattatttagcAAGGGACTTCATTTTCAAAGGGATTTAAATTCGAGACTTCTGACTAAGGATGAAAGAATACTTATTACTATACCACAACCCTCATCGGCGCCCATATCTTCTTTACACCTTTACTATAAGGTGCTTCTCCGTATCTTCTTTACACCTTTACTATAAGGTGCTTCTGGaattaaaagacattttttttcacttgacgTTCTGTAGAAAACAAGACAAGACATTTTGAGGTGAAGAGCTGAAGAATAAATGACCAAAAGAAATAGTGCTGaatgggggtgggggtggggggtagAGTTGTAGGGTTGGGGGTAGTACCACTATCTAATCAAAGTCAATTTAGTGTAACTGTGATTACGTAAGAATGGTGAAATGAACACTGCCTCATGGCTGCTCATTAATACCAAActgcataaaatattaattagtagaattatattatttctaagATCTTAAATAAAGTATTAATCATTTAGGACTTAGGTAATCTCAGTATTTATTCAAATCAATATTTCTAAACAAGTCAATTTCTTAAACGTTGTTGAGATTATCAATTAAAAGGAcgtaaaatatcttttttttaaagaccTATAAATTGAAGATTGTTGTATATTTGTTAAGGCCAACGATGCCAGACTCAACATGTCTATTATAAGGAGACAATCCAATGTaccatttttttaacaaaatgaaGGACACAATCACGAAGAGGCATTAActaattcaaatattataaataaccaaaaaaattatatgtaataCACAGTAACCGAATATTGAAGGATCGTTTGATAGTTATTATAGCTATGTAGATATTGATAATATAGGGATTCGTTATGAGTGTATTTATAGTTATTCATACACCATACGTATATTAGTAATTCCTTTTCTTTCCtacatttaataatatatagacTCCCCTATAATGTTCACACATATTAATTCTGTAAATTATTAAAGTATTAACCAAATGTGATTGAATTTAGGGAaaaggtctgatatacccctcaactttgtcatttagagctgatataacCCTTGTtgtgaaagtggctcatatatacccctacttgtaaacaaatggctcatatatacccctacttgtaaacaaatggctcacatatacccttttcctctaacggaaatgaaaaaaataataattttaatctaaatttttattatttttttctaaaaaattataatcccatatgagtaaatttagtCCTcgttaaacatattttttttttactttttttggtttcaatgactaatttataattattattttgataatcaaatttatttatgtttcactaatattcttgtaaaacttattgtagatgatcaaattttttcttcgaatatgaaattaaattacaatacacacacaaagaaatagtttaattttttattctttaaactaaggaatgaaagaaaaaaacaaaataagaataagaaattcaaataattataataaaagaagtcaaaaaataatttatgtatgaaaaaaattaaaatataccttgaactttgatagaagaatcatatatacccctaaataatttttNNNNNNNNNNNNNNNNNNNNNNNNNNNNNNNNNNNNNNNNNNNNNNNNNNNNNNNNNNNNNNNNNNNNNNNNNNNNNNNNNNNNNNNNNNNNNNNNNNNNNNNNNNNNNNNNNNNNNNNNNNNNNNNNNNNNNNNNNNNNNNNNNNNNNNNNNNNNNNNNNNNNNNNNNNNNNNNNNNNNNNNNNNNNNNNNNNNNNNNNNNNNNNNNNNNNNNNNNNNNNNNNNNNNNNNNNNNNNNNNNNNNNNNNNNNNNNNNNNNNNNNNNNNNNNNNNNNNNNNNNNNNNNNNNNNNNNNNNNNNNNNNNNNNNNNNNNNNNNNNNNNNNNNNNNNNNNNNNNNNNNNNNNNNNNNNNNNNNNNNNNNNNNNNNNNNNNNNNNNNNNNNNNNNNNNNNNNNNNNNNNNNNNNNNNNNNNNNNNNNNNNNNNNNNNNNNNNNNNNNNNNNNNNNNNNNNNNNNNNNNNNNNNNNNNNNNNNNNNNNNNNNNNNNNNNNNNNNNNNNNNNNNNNNNNNNNNNNNNNNNNNNNNNNNNNNNNNNNNNNNNNNNNNNNNNNNNNNNNNNNNNNNNNNNNNNNNNNNNNNNNNNNNNNNNNNNNNNNNNNNNNNNNNNNNNNNNNNNNNNNNNNNNNNNNNNNNNNNNNNNNNNNNNNNNNNNNNNNNNNNNNNNNNNNNNNNNNNNNNNNNNNNNNNNNNNNNNNNNNNNNNNNNNNNNNNNNNNNNNNNNNNNNNNNNNNNNNNNNNNNNNNNNNNNNNNNNNNNNNNNNNNNNNNNNNNNNNNNNNNNNNNNNNNNNNNNNNNNNNNNNNNNNNNNNNNNNNNNNNNNNNNNNNNNNNNNNNNNNNNNNNNNNNNNNNNNNNNNNNNNNNNNNNNNNNNNNNNNNNNNNNNNNNNNNNNNNNNNNNNNNNNNNNNNNNNNNNNNNNNNNNNNNNNNNNNNNNNNNNNNNNNNNNNNNNNNNNNNNNNNNNNNNNNNNNNNNNNNNNNNNNNNNNNNNNNNNNNNNNNNNNNNNNNNNNNNNNNNNNNNNNNNNNNNNNNNNNNNNNNNNNNNNNNNNNNNNNNNNNNNNNNNNNNNNNNNNNNNNNNNNNNNNNNNNNNNNNNNNNNNNNNNNNNNNNNNNNNNNNNNNNNNNNNNNNNNNNNNNNNNNNNNNNNNNNNNNNNNNNNNNNNNNNNNNNNNNNNNNNNNNNNNNNNNNNNNNNNNNNNNNNNNNNNNNNNNNNNNNNNNNNNNNNNNNNNNNNNNNNNNNNNNNNNNNNNNNNNNNNNNNNNNNNNNNNNNNNNNNNNNNNNNNNNNNNNNNNNNNNNNNNNNNNNNNNNNNNNNNNNNNNNNNNNNNNNNNNNNNNNNNNNNNNNNNNNNNNNNNNNNNNNNNNNNNNNNNNNNNNNNNNNNNNNNNNNNNNNNNNNNNNNNNNNNNNNNNNNNNNNNNNNNNNNNNNNNNNNNNNNNNNNNNNNNNNNNNNNNNNNNNNNNNNNNNNNNNNNNNNNNNNNNNNNNNNNNNNNNNNNNNNNNNNNNNNNNNNNNNNNNNNNNNNNNNNNNNNNNNNNNNNNNNNNNNNNNNNNNNNNNNNNNNNNNNNNNNNNNNNNNNNNNNNNNNNNNNNNNNNNNNNNNNNNNNNNNNNNNNNNNNNNNNNNNNNNNNNNNNNNNNNNNNNNNNNNNNNNNNNNNNNNNNNNNNNNNNNNNNNNNNNNNNNNNNNNNNNNNNNNNNNNNNNNNNNNNNNNNNNNNNNNNNNNNNNNNNNNNNNNNNNNNNNNNNNNNNNNNNNNNNNNNNNNNNNNNNNNNNNNNNNNNNNNNNNNNNNNNNNNNNNNNNNNNNNNNNNNNNNNNNNNNNNNNNNNNNNNNNNNNNNNNNNNNNNNNNNNNNNNNNNNNNNNNNNNNNNNNNNNNNNNNNNNNNNNNNNNNNNNNNNNNNNNNNNNNNNNNNNNNNNNNNNNNNNNNNNNNNNNNNNNNNNNNNNNNNNNNNNNNNNNNNNNNNNNNNNNNNNNNNNNNNNNNNNNNNNNNNNNNNNNNNNNNNNNNNNNNNNNNNNNNNNNNNNNNNNNNNNNNNNNNNNNNNNNNNNNNNNNNNNNNNNNNNNNNNNNNNNNNNNNNNNNNNNNNNNNNNNNNNNNNNNNNNNNNNNNNNNNNNNNNNNNNNNNNNNNNNNNNNNNNNNNNNNNNNNNNNNNNNNNNNNNNNNNNNNNNNNNNNNNNNNNNNNNNNNNNNNNNNNNNNNNNNNNNNNNNNNNNNNNNNNNNNNNNNNNNNNNNNNNNNNNNNNNNNNNNNNNNNNNNNNNNNNNNNNNNNNNNNNNNNNNNNNNNNNNNNNNNNNNNNNNNNNNNNNNNNNNNNNNNNNNNNNNNNNNNNNNNNNNNNNNNNNNNNNNNNNNNNNNNNNNNNNNNNNNNNNNNNNNNNNNNNNNNNNNNNNNNNNNNNNNNNNNNNNNNNNNNNNNNNNNNNNNNNNNNNNNNNNNNNNNNNNNNNNNNNNNNNNNNNNNNNNNNNNNNNNNNNNNNNNNNNNNNNNNNNNNNNNNNNNNNNNNNNNNNNNNNNNNNNNNNNNNNNNNNNNNNNNNNNNNNNNNNNNNNNNNNNNNNNNNNNNNNNNNNNNNNNNNNNNNNNNNNNNNNNNNNNNNNNNNNNNNNNNNNNNNNNNNNNNNNNNNNNNNNNNNNNNNNNNNNNNNNNNNNNNNNNNNNNNNNNNNNNNNNNNNNNNNNNNNNNNNNNNNNNNNNNNNNNNNNNNNNNNNNNNNNNNNNNNNNNNNNNNNNNNNNNNNNNNNNNNNNNNNNNNNNNNNNNNNNNNNNNNNNNNNNNNNNNNNNNNNNNNNNNNNNNNNNNNNNNNNNNNNNNNNNNNNNNNNNNNNNNNNNNNNNNNNNNNNNNNNNNNNNNNNNNNNNNNNNNNNNNNNNNNNNNNNNNNNNNNNNNNNNNNNNNNNNNNNNNNNNNNNNNNNNNNNNNNNNNNNNNNNNNNNNNNNNNNNNNNNNNNNNNNNNNNNNNNNNNNNNNNNNNNNNNNNNNNNNNNNNNNNNNNNNNNNNNNNNNNNNNNNNNNNNNNNNNNNNNNNNNNNNNNNNNNNNNNNNNNNNNNNNNNNNNNNNNNNNNNNNNNNNNNNNNNNNNNNNNNNNNNNNNNNNNNNNNNNNNNNNNNNNNNNNNNNNNNNNNNNNNNNNNNNNNNNNNNNNNNNNNNNNNNNNNNNNNNNNNNNNNNNNNNNNNNNNNNNNNNNNNNNNNNNNNNNNNNNNNNNNNNNNNNNNNNNNNNNNNNNNNNNNNNNNNNNNNNNNNNNNNNNNNNNNNNNNNNNNNNNNNNNNNNNNNNNNNNNNNNNNNNNNNNNNNNNNNNNNNNNNNNNNNNNNNNNNNNNNNNNNNNNNNNNNNNNNNNNNNNNNNNNNNNNNNNNNNNNNNNNNNNNNNNNNNNNNNNNNNNNNNNNNNNNNNNNNNNNNNNNNNNNNNNNNNNNNNNNNNNNNNNNNNNNNNNNNNNNNNNNNNNNNNNNNNNNNNNNNNNNNNNNNNNNNNNNNNNNNNNNNNNNNNNNNNNNNNNNNNNNNNNNNNNNNNNNNNNNNNNNNNNNNNNNNNNNNNNNNNNNNNNNNNNNNNNNNNNNNNNNNNNNNNNNNNNNNNNNNNNNNNNNNNNNNNNNNNNNNNNNNNNNNNNNNNNNNNNNNNNNNNNNNNNNNNNNNNNNNNNNNNNNNNNNNNNNNNNNNNNNNNNNNNNNNNNNNNNNNNNNNNNNNNNNNNNNNNNNNNNNNNNNNNNNNNNNNNNNNNNNNNNNNNNNNNNNNNNNNNNNNNNNNNNNNNNNNNNNN includes:
- the LOC107015658 gene encoding endo-1,4-beta-xylanase 1 gives rise to the protein MKRLCAFSFARRLFKPRTTHSQESKEKMEQSPIVNVEDNFDLQESKESMEKSPTVTANNNFDTQSATENAKETGSYAATNIILNHEFSDGLHSWHPNCCDAFVVPGGSGYHKGLAAEEGCCYAVVSNRKECWQGLEQDITSRVSAGSTYTVSACVGAAGTFQGYVEVLATLKLVYQNSETSYLFIAKKVASEECWETLEGSFSLSSMPDQVIFYLEGPPAGTDLLIKSVVISCPSSTACDSSGTSSVHTDDDNIIINPQFDDGLNSWSGRGCKVALHDSMADGKITPMSGKSFASATERTQSWNGIQQDVTGRVKRKLAYEVSAVVRIYGNNVTTADLRSTLYVKAADNRERYIGIGSVQATDKDWVKLQGKFLINDSPSQVVVFLEGPPAGTDILLNNLVIKHAAKAPPSSPPVIEDAGFGVNIITNTSLNDGTNGWFPLGNCTMSVQTGSPHIMPPMARDTLGAHEPLSGRYILVANRTQNWMGPAQMITDKVKLYLTYQVSAWVKIGQTSGPQNVNVALGVDSQWVNGGQAEISDDRWHEIGGSFRIEKQAAKIMVYIQGPVAGVDLMVAGLQIFPVDRRERFRHLKKQTAKLRKRDVMLKFSGSDSGSLFGTFVRVKQLQNSFPFGSAISRTNMDNEDFNAFFVKNFNWAVFGNELKWYWTEAQQGNLNYKDADELLDFCTKNNIQVRGHCIFWEVVGTVQAWVQSLNKNDLMTAVQNRLTGLLTRYKGKFPHYDVNNEMMHGSFYQDRLGKDIRVNMFKTAHQLDPSPILFVNDYHVEDGCDTRSYPEKYIEHILDLQEHGAPVGGIGIQGHIDSPVGPIVCSALDKLGTLGLPIWFTEVDVSSDNEYVRADDLEVMLREAYAHPAVEGIMLWGFWELFMSRTNAHLVDAEGDINEAGKRYLALKHEWSSHPHGHIDEQGQFSFSGFHGSYEVEVVTVSKKITKKFVVDKGDNALVISVDLS